One genomic region from Colletes latitarsis isolate SP2378_abdomen chromosome 10, iyColLati1, whole genome shotgun sequence encodes:
- the LOC143347165 gene encoding uncharacterized protein LOC143347165, producing the protein MLGADHQDHRATILAERKRVREETLEEWQDAWDQEGREKLTYRWIPNIEAWLKRPVGQVNYYLTQALTGYGSFATFRKRIGKAQSELCWYGCAVADTAKHTITRCKKWTGQRERLREELQLEEEISIEDLGTRMIQGHDQWSAILSFITEIMIGKARTEKEMDREARRRRIRT; encoded by the coding sequence ATGCTGGGGGCGGACCATCAGGATCATCGTGCCACCATCCTCGCGGAAAGAAAGAGGGTAAGAGAGGAGACCCTAGAGGAATGGCAGGATGCATGGGATCAGGAAGGAAGGGAGAAACTCACCTATCGTTGGATCCCGAATATTGAGGCATGGCTCAAAAGACCTGTAGGACAGGTGAATTATTATTTGACGCAAGCGCTTACAGGATATGGATCCTTTGCCACGTTTAGAAAAAGGATTGGAAAAGCGCAGAGTGAGTTATGCTGGTACGGGTGCGCGGTCGCGGACACGGCAAAGCACACCATCACTCGATGTAAAAAGTGGACGGGACAACGTGAGAGACTCCGTGAAGAACTACAATTAGAAGAGGAAATTAGTATTGAAGATCTCGGTACCAGGATGATTCAAGGTCACGATCAATGGAGTGCGATACTGTCATTCATTACGGAGATCATGATTGGGAAGGCCAGAACGGAAAAAGAGA